CAGCGTTGAGCCTATTGTGGTGCAGGAATCAATATCCTATGTGGAGTAAGTCTACTCACAATGCCTTACGCAGTGAAAGAAGGAGGATGGCTAGGGCTTATTATACTTTTCTTCTTCGGTATCATCACTTGCTACACCGGTATTCTCCTCAAGAGATGTCTTGAAAGCTCTCCTGACATTCATACCTATCCTGACATTGGTCAAGCTGCCTTTGGCTTCACTGGACGTCTCATCATCTCCGTAAGTTATATAGAACTTGAAGTTTTTTCTAACATATCCAAACTAAAACTTAgggttcttttttttctcttgagaGTTGTAGATACTTTTGTACATGGAGTTATACGCATGTTGTGTGGAGTATATTATCATGATGAGTGATAACTTGTCGAGATTCTTCCCCAACGTTTCGTTAAACGTCGCTGGAGTATCTATTGACTCTTCGCAGATCTTTGCCATAGCAACTGCTCTTATTGTTCTTCCTACAGTTTGGCTTAGAGACCTAAGCTTACTCTCCTATCTCTCAGGTTCCATTTTCTTATACACATTCCTTACAAATACTTTGGTCATTCTCTAAGTCATGTTGTTCATTCTGTAGCTGGAGGTGTCTTCTCATCCATCTTGCTAGCTCTTTGTCTCTTTTGGGTCGGGTCTGTTGATGGAGTCGGGTTTCACTCAGGTGGACAAGCTCTAGATCTTAGTAACTTACCTGTAGCCATTGGTATATTTGGGTTTGGTTTCAGTGGACACGCGGTTTTCCCAAACATATACTCTTCTATGAAAGATCCATCCAAGTTTCCTTTGGTGCTCATCATTAGGTAAACCTTTTTTCTCTATGTTACTTGGGACGCAAGTAAATGGTAGTAACTTttcatttcttcttatttattttgcagTTTCGGTTTCTGCGTAGTCTTCTACATAGCTGTGGCGGTTTGCGGCTACATCATGTTTGGTGAGGCGATTCAGTCGCAGTTTACGCTAAGCATGCCACAACAATTCACGTCATCTAAAATCGCAGTTTGGACCGCGGTTAGTATTAcctaaccaaatcaaacttgataaaCATAGTCTTGTaattctatatataataataatagcgccgtcttaatattatttgattacgcgtttaagcacacaccaattaacctaatgtgccaacaataccagaatcgaatggtatgtcattgtagcattttaggatcgaatccacagagaactagagacttataacaccaagaatacacaaaccttcctaatctaagcaaacaagaagatagatgatttgtaacaaactaatatcctagaaatataaacaagtgaatccatgggctaagggaattgacttcaagtaactaagatccaatctaggtgacaagctttcaatcaaagtaatctcttaagtctaaacacaattttagacaagtcctatgtctaggtaaatgtccatttgcttagaaatcattaaacatcaaatgtctttggcttaattcaatcaagcaatctttaagttcaagtttaataactatctagcaattttaacatcaagtgtccttggctaatctcactagagcttagttgagttgattcaaacacttcatctaatcatgtctgatgagaagtgtttagaaatcaggtttagagtgatcaagactaaacaagcattaaaaatactcaacaagcaagttcatacaaggatctaatacaataacaccatagatcttcactaagttactctaatctccctaacccatgaattcttaaggaaactactcactaatcttcatgaaaacacttaatctcataatagattgaagcatattcaagtagatacaacagagaataaagataaacaaggattaaataagcaaaacgaaattaaaactcaagaacagatgatgaacaattgaagaacagctcaagaacactaagaacaatgatatttgaagagagagagttttgacaagttaaattattacaaagttcCATAATGATGTTTCTTGCCCACTCTTATGATAAAAAGAAAGCAGATATTATACATAAAAGTAGGAAAAATCGTGCAAAGGAAAGGTGGGTGGAAGAAAGTGGGAAGTTGGTTAATCCCATCAACTTTCCAGTGGTCCCCGGCAAGGGTTGATACACCTGTAGTAAATCGATTATAACTTatccaatacagctccaaatgacttgaaaccacttccattggaaagctaactcaatttacagtgtctccacaaattttcagcttcagaaaagatttttaaggctttcatccgtgttcatctttcactctccggattcgggagcgacctcgctgtgtcgctgcgagaggtcgctccggattcgttgtctccgggtgatcaatacgcgagcgactcttccctgtcgctctagtaaggtcgctctgatagggagatcagagcgacttgacggtgtcgctcccagctggtcgctctggtaaggtgctcgcccaatgatcacttttaacatttcttttggactccaattgCACTCAAAATCCCACCAATGGTCCTCTAATtcatccatggtgctctccaacacctgatatgtacaaatgcaatgatatgcaacctaaatgtgcctaaatgatgctctaaatgaccaaacaatgcaagaataagaagttaaaaacatgtaaattcacaagatatcaactcccccacactagtcctttacttgtcctcaagtaaactttcaagtcctaagaaggaagaagtttgaaaaagggagctcatagccaaaagacacACATCTCAGCTCTTCTACAACATTCAAATGATCATAGCAAACAATCATTGGTCATTCTTTTATCAGTCTAGCTTCTCAATGCCTATCAacctctttttatttctttattcaaagtgcaatgctcatcaatcaacaagtaacttcaaccaattctcacattcattcacacacacacacaaggtggattctcacaaatgggcacatgatctcaatcacttggcttggtagattaatggtcttttatgaataaaaagaaaggttcaaatacaatctttttaatggtggcaatcactcaagaacaaagagcatgatcattatgcaaaatttatctaagactaggagcaattcatgcatacatagctcattctcatcattctactcttcttcctaagtgattacaaattctacccatcttttatatttcaaaacccaagtatatacacttcactcacatttctcaccaagtgaactctcttttttttttttttttacatgatcaaccaactaagaacttgacactctttttctttccccattatgatctttcattcattttttttttttttttttttttttttttactttggggAATTCTAATTGACACACTtaagagtttttcttcttttattttcttggttcctattggttttcttttcttattgacactctttgatctttttctcttctctcaaacccaagatataacaacttaaaaacacacaaactcactcATTATCCTAGATGCTAGTTCAAATGAGGATCTTATGCTAGCAATAGATGAGAACAAACATATGTCgctcccaatactctcaagattttgcacatgacaagctatcaataAGAGACCTCACTCAACAAATCGATATTGGTTTCAAAGAATGGCAAGGGTTCAAGGGTAGGGGAGTGCTATTTGGGTTAATCAAAGGATAAGAcatggaataagataacccaaatgtgtatgaaatccatgatcaagtatgcaagtgcccatatgcaagagagattaaattcattatgctcaagttcagtttgtaattggtttcaagaacaatgtcaatatcatatgagcaacatgtttcaaaaagagttttcaaggctcaagagatgcttgtagatatgttcttttcatggcaatttcaatcatggctccctatgcataattcaaaactcacaactcttttttaatttttttttttttttttttttttttttttttttttttttagaaatcacaagaaaatccaaaatgcAAATCATTAAAATCCACACAGATGCAAAGTGCTAGATATGTCAAATGCAAATCATCCAAATAAAACCAAGCAAAATGATCAGTTTTTATAGTACCCCCACCACACTCGaatcacacagtctcttgtgtgactttgaatttggagtggtttacatgataagtaaaataaaaattactagagatgtggagagatTTTAAACCGGATTAGAGTACTTACCTTGTGACTGTAGCGACTTGAGCATGTCACTATGGATATGTCGCTATGAGCATGTCTCCACAACACTTGTGTTTCTTTCCTAGCCTCTTTTGAATCCTTTCCTTTTCCTGAGCACCTTCCAAACTGAAATGACACACaattcacacaaacaaacacacaaacaaggatagttcacacaatttattaaaaacattcacaCATATATACAAAGGATACTCTTGAgatttcctcccaagtgagcttgttttaagtctctagcttgactttgtgtGCTTGCTAATCATAAGTATCAAAAGGTTGAGCCAATGCACCTTTGGTCCCTCTCCTCCAAGAACAAGGAACCAAGTATGCAAAGGAGCACACTACTGTCCATAGAAAATAGACAGATTTTTCCTCAAAGAGCTTCACTAAAGATATGACATGAGTTATGAAATGCTCCTTGAGGTTCAGATGATCATGAGAATCAAAAGCATTAGGTGGAAACACAAAATCAACTACATGTTCAAATGAGGTTTTAACAAAGTAGtcaactctatctccatcaATCAAATAATACACAATGTTCACATTCTCATGATAGTTTTCAGCATGGGGGTTTTCTATCTCAAGCAAGAGCTTATCCACATCAAGTTCATCCCCTAAATCAGGAAgttcaagaagaggtctagGTTCATCAAGAATGAAAAACTCAGATTCAAGATCAAATGAAGCACATAGATAGCTCTTGTCAAAACAAACTTCAATATGATCTCTAACAAGTTTTTCTATTCTCAACTCATCTAGTTTCTTAGTTTCACATATCAGATCAAGACATTCATTCATGAGCACAAGAGAATTAAGACCAGAGATATTATTCTCACCACAAGGCAAGCATATTTCCTCGAGTTGAAGTTTTAAAGTGGAAATTTCTATACCTTCCAGTTGGAGTGGTGGAGCCCAATACATTACCTCATTAAGGGCACAAGCAGCATCTAACTCATACTGGGTAACCTCCCTTTCTTCAAACTCTGCTCGGTCCCTAATGAGGTGTATCCGGATAAGTTGTGCTAGGTTTCTCTTTGTCTTGTCCCGATTCTCTTTCATTCTCTGAAGCCGATGCAACTCATCCCTTTGGTCTGGTGTGAGTATGCGTATATCAAAGGGTGGTGGCTTCACATATGGCTGATCTTCAATGCGATCTTCAAatgtctcttcctcttcttgtggcTTCTCAGAGTAGCTTGAAGCCATCTCTACAAATAACAAAAGCTAGAAGAAGAGGTTAGTAGCtatacaaaagcaaaacaaagcataagaaaataaagcttaatctcaagaaagtttgaaatcttaatgacaaatctacttagttccccggcaacggcgccaaattgattacgcgtttaagcacacaccaattaacctaatgtgccaacaataccacaatcgaatggtatgtcattgtagcattttaggatcgaatccacagagaactagagacttataacaccaagaatacacaaaccttcctaatctaagcaaacaagaagatagatgatttgtaacaaactaatatcctagaaatataaacaagtgaatccatgggctaagggaattgacttcaagtaactaagatccaatctaggtgacaagctttcaatcaaagtaatctcttaagtctaaacacaattttagacaagtcctatgtctaggtaaatgtccatttgcttagaaatcattaaacatcaaatgtctttggcttaattcaatcaagcaatctttaagttcaagtttaataactatctagcaattttaacatcaagtgtccttggctaatctcactagagcttagttgagttgattcaaacacttcatctaatcatgtctgatgagaagtgtttagaaatcaggtttagagtgatcaagactaaacaagcattaaaaatactcaacaagcaagttcatacaaggatctaatacaataacaccatagatcttcactaagttactctaatctccctaacccatgaattcttaaggaaactactcactaatcttcatgaaaacacttaatctcataatagattgaagcatattcaagtagatacaacagagaataaagataaacaaggattaaataagcaaaacgaaattaaaactcaagaacagatgatgaacaattgaagaacagctcaagaacactaagaacaatgatattttgaagagagagagttttgacaagttaaattattaccCCCTTCCATAATGATGTTTCTTGCCCACTCTTATGATAAAAAGAAAGCAGATATTATACATAAAAGTAGGAAAAATCGTGCAAAGGAAAGGTGGGTGGAAGAAAGTGGGAAGTTGGTTAATCCCATCAACTTTCCAGTGGTCCCCGGCAAGGGTTGATACACCTGTAGTAAATCGATTATAAATTatccaatacagctccaaatgacttgaaaccacttccattggaaagctaactcaatttacagtgtctccacaaattttcagcttcagaaaagatttttaaggctttcatccgtgttcatctttcactctccggattcgggagcgacctcgctgtgtcgctgcgagaggtcgctccggattcgttgtctccgggtgatcaatacgcgagcgactcttccctgtcgctctagtaaggtcgctctgatagggagatcagagcgacttgacggtgtcgctcccagctggtcgctctggtaaggtgctcgcccaatgatcacttttaacatttcttttggactccaattgCACTCAAAATCCCACCAATGGTCCTCTAATtcatccatggtgctctccaacacctgatatgtacaaatgcaatgatatgcaacctaaatgtgcctaaatgatgCTCTAAATGACCAAACAATGCAggaataagaagttaaaaacatgtaaattcacaagatatcattattcaaaataaatattcaagatatataaaaagtaacgatataatttttaaaaactaatagttcattatatatatgtttgaccTTTTCAAAATGATAGTttctattttctaaatttagaggtagaattaaaaatttaaaaatttaaaccataatttacacatatattttagaaaatgtagaaatttttattttatttaaatcatgACCGGTTCGATCGCACTTCAGGTCATTACACCGATGACTAAATACGCCTTAACTCTTACACCGATCGTGCTTAGCTTAGAAGAACTAATGCCTTCTTCAGAAAAGATGAGATCCAATGGAGTATCAATGTTTCTTAGAACGATCTTAGTTCTCTCTACCTTGGTTGTCGCACTTGCATTCCCATTCTTCGGTAAATTATTTTCaagaactttatatttttagcttacaaaaaaaaaaaaaagaactttatattttttcttcagTAACCTACCTTTATTTCCTTTGTTCTAATAATTAACTTCACAGCCATCATGGGAGCTTTGATGGGATCTTTCCTCTCAATGCTTCTTGTAAGTCTCCATAATATTTGAGCATAGTTTCAACTATTACGTAGACATATCAAAAATGTTATTACGGATTcatataatttcatatatataactcGGTTTTACTTACTGTGCAGGCTTTTATACTTCCATGTCTTTGTTATCTGAGTATCTTGAGGGGTAGATTGAGTAAGATACAAGTaagtatatgtttttattttgactaCATATTTGGATTTTGCACATGATAATTTCATTCGACTCCTTTCGTTAATTTTTATAGATGGGAGTATGCGTTTTGATCATCATCGCTGGCATTGTAAGTGGTTGCTGTGGGACTTACTCTGCGATTGGAAAGTTAGTAGGAGAAAGGAGTTGAACGTGTACACTGGTGACCAATGCAACAGTTGTGGGATATATACAGTAAAAACTGTAAAGAATGAtttgtattattaattttagaaaaaaatgattttcatTATTAGAGTAATACAGTTACAATTGTGAAACTTTGAAAGACTAATTCCAATATTATAACAAGGATTTTTGATTCAACTAGTGATCTTCGGTTCCATgaatgatttaatattttttttttaaatgtagagagagtcattcttgatcataatttTGAGAAGAAAAATTAAGAGTTAGTTatgaaatgaaattttttaaagattataCCATAAAGTCTGTCATCAAAGCCGATATTGGACTTTTGTGGCCAGATGAAATGTTTAAAGATGTTATAATTGGCTTCAAAGAAgtaacataattatttaaaatttatgcgGTCAATTTCATATCTGAAACATGAAAAATCCCATAAGctttaaagaaaaatcaaaaatacatataaattgaAGATATGTTTCTTAATTAGGGGAAGGAAGAGTCGTTTATTATGTAACTCTCTcttcacttcttcttcctcgtcgagGCAAACGCGTCTGTGTGCTGTCTCAATCTCCATTCTCACTCGCCCCAATCTCTGAAATCTCAGAGGTTCTCATCTCTCTTGTTTGTCTAGCGTCCGATCAATCTCTCCCTTCTCTAGAGCTTCTTTTTTCCACAGTCATGGTAATTGTCACCCACATCTCCACTTCTTCCCACCAAATCTTGCCTTCATTCTTCCATCTCCGCCTCCGCATTCCCGCCACGTCCCTTGCTTCCTCTCGCCTCATCAAGCACGGAGACGGAGGAGGAGGAATCGCCTTGTCGACGATCCGAGCTTACATAGAGAAACCAAACTCCATCTCCAGCTTCGCCAACACAGTCGTCGGTTCTCTCCCCGTCATCAGACTCCTCGCCAGGATACTCAGCGATGAGGGCGGCGTCGGAAGAGATCTCGTCGACTTCGTCGAGTTTAGGAAACGAGTTGAGAATAATTGCGCACCTAGTGATTCTAGAGCTTTCTACGAGTTTCAACAGCGAAGAGGCAAGGTAACTAGAGTTTGATCATATAGTTGGTTACAGTTATTACATATGGATATGTCGGAATATTGTATTCCCTGTGATTTTACAAATGTTTTTAgcatttttgttgattttttatttcAGATATTGTATGGTTTGAATTGTTGTGTTACATGAAGTTATTACCTTTTTTGTTGGGTGTTAATGTGTGTGATCAGCTTTTTAAGTGGCTTGTTGCTTTGTATGATTGATTATGTCGGAATATTGTACTCCCTGTGATTTTTCCAGCTATGGTTGAGTTGTGTTACATAAAGTTGTAGTTTTTTTGTTGGGTGTTAATGTGTGATTAGCTTTTTAAGTGGCTTGTTGGTTTGTTTGGTAGGCAGGAGAACCTTTGTATGTGCTTCTTTGCTGTTGGGTTGCTGCAGTAGGTGCAGGGCTTCTCAAATCTGAAGAGATTCTTGAAGGTGTTACTAGGGTTAGCATTTCAAATGATCTCGAGTTCGAAGAACATAACTTTATTGTTTTGATGATTGAAGCTAGACAGGTAGCACACGTATTGAAGAGGTAGAAACACAGAGAAATCAAGTGTTGTTGTTAAGTATGTGGATTGAGAAACTGATGGGTTCCGTCTTGATGAGTACAGGAAgtgagaagaatcaagaaggaGCATCCTGAAGATCATGGTGCAATAGAAAATGATAGAGTTAAAGGTTATCTTAAGCATGAAACATCAGTTTCTTGTTGCAACTCATAGAATCTTTTGCTCTGTTTTTTGATAAGTTTTTTAATACTTTGTTGGATCTAGAACTAGACCATCATTtggttgttttttcttcttctttagaatAGTTTTGATCGTGGTGGGGAAAGATGATTCAAAAgatttcaacattttttttaagaactctaAAATAAGAAACTTGCAATGGCCCACACAAATATACTCATCTATTAAACTCACTTTTccaactaaaaattattaaaaaaatattaggagCCTCTAAATGAGTATTTATAATGATGTTCTTAATAGCTGGTAAGGGATGTTATTAGTTGGACCTTTGAGTTCGAAATACAAAATAAGAGGGGGGAAAACAAGATAAAACAAGAATTAAAGGAGTCGTTTATAATTAATTAGGTGGAAGAGCTTCGAGTTTAAAGACATTTCGAGATTCGTCGACAAACTTCAAACGCACtccaacaacaaacaaaacaatcaacgaagaacaaaaaataaatcagaaCCCAATCGCCGGAGACGCCGTCGTTTCGACGCCGGTGCTCCGTCTTAACTTTTTTTCACCggagatatttaaaaaaaaaaaaatcaaaaatgaaACGGAAAGGATTCGGCTTTTCTCTCCCCGTCACGGCGGTGATCTTAGTGATCGGTTTCATCTACTTCTCAACGGTCTTCACCTTC
The window above is part of the Brassica napus cultivar Da-Ae chromosome C3, Da-Ae, whole genome shotgun sequence genome. Proteins encoded here:
- the LOC106384220 gene encoding amino acid transporter AVT1F; this encodes MPYAVKEGGWLGLIILFFFGIITCYTGILLKRCLESSPDIHTYPDIGQAAFGFTGRLIISILLYMELYACCVEYIIMMSDNLSRFFPNVSLNVAGVSIDSSQIFAIATALIVLPTVWLRDLSLLSYLSAGGVFSSILLALCLFWVGSVDGVGFHSGGQALDLSNLPVAIGIFGFGFSGHAVFPNIYSSMKDPSKFPLVLIISFGFCVVFYIAVAVCGYIMFGEAIQSQFTLSMPQQFTSSKIAVWTAVSIT
- the LOC111204516 gene encoding amino acid transporter AVT1F-like; translated protein: MTGSIALQVITPMTKYALTLTPIVLSLEELMPSSEKMRSNGVSMFLRTILVLSTLVVALAFPFFAIMGALMGSFLSMLLAFILPCLCYLSILRGRLSKIQMGVCVLIIIAGIVSGCCGTYSAIGKLVGERS
- the LOC106409612 gene encoding photosystem I assembly factor PSA3, chloroplastic-like, with the protein product MVIVTHISTSSHQILPSFFHLRLRIPATSLASSRLIKHGDGGGGIALSTIRAYIEKPNSISSFANTVVGSLPVIRLLARILSDEGGVGRDLVDFVEFRKRVENNCAPSDSRAFYEFQQRRGKAGEPLYVLLCCWVAAVGAGLLKSEEILEGVTRVSISNDLEFEEHNFIVLMIEARQVAHVLKRK